The proteins below are encoded in one region of Acanthochromis polyacanthus isolate Apoly-LR-REF ecotype Palm Island chromosome 4, KAUST_Apoly_ChrSc, whole genome shotgun sequence:
- the sac3d1 gene encoding SAC3 domain-containing protein 1 isoform X2 yields MNRRRAGRRISHSQRRGAPSGGQWRQTNKDQWQDEGTPQVREVVGEQQRPRQHGREAGPRGTCQTMCPARELRDREAQNRLHRFEMLPGTERDRRPRGDPLRAVKEYSRPAAGKDSTNPTELRPPAVLLKTVRYLIDEITAPSHQHPWTEVYSFVFDRLRSVKQDMIIQRVSGSDCVAILERTVRFLIYASYRLCGEPLRLYDPRINDTHLQEYLSWLLDCYATGSEAHPNQEEFQALALLYNLGSARATQHIMELPERLRSTPAITLALSINQAFLERNPVRLLRLARRLNFLQTCALHRHLAACRRDLLLVYSHGFSSRNCRFPLERLSQLLSLDTLLTAQLCQTYGVEVNQDNQVVFSKAAFSEPEQGKLHCNLYHSIVSEKQKDLTVQNIIHGCA; encoded by the exons ATGAACCGCAGGAGAGCTGGACGTCGCAT CTCTCACTCACAGAGGAGGGGTGCACCATCAGGAGGACAGTGGAGACAGACTAACAAAGACCAGTGGCAAGATGAAGGTACACCGCAGGTTAGAGAGGTGGTCGGAGAGCAGCAGAGACCCAGACAACATGGAAGAGAAGCAGGGCCCAGAGGGACCTGCCAGACCATGTGTCCGGCTCGCGAGCTTAGGGACCGCGAGGCTCAGAACCGCCTCCACCGTTTCGAGATGTTACCAGGCACAGAGAGAGATCGGCGGCCGAGAGGAGACCCTCTGCGTGCCGTCAAGGAATACTCCAGACCAGCTGCTGGGAAAGACTCGACAAACCCCACTGAGCTCCGACCGCCTGCTGTGCTGCTGAAAACTGTGCGTTACCTTATAGATGAAATTACTGCCCCCTCTCATCAGCATCCGTGGACTGAG GTGTACAGCTTCGTCTTTGATCGGCTGCGCAGCGTGAAACAGGACATGATCATCCAGAGGGTGTCTGGGTCGGACTGTGTGGCCATTTTAGAGCGGACGGTGCGTTTCCTCATCTACGCTTCCTACCGTCTTTGTGGCGAACCGCTGCGGCTCTACGACCCTCGCATCAACGACACTCACCTGCAGGAATACCTGAGCTGGCTGTTAGACTGCTACGCGACTGGATCAGAAGCACACCCCAACCAGGAGGAGTTCCAGGCTCTCGCTTTGCTGTACAACTTGG GTTCAGCTCGTGCCACGCAGCACATCATGGAACTCCCAGAGCGACTCCGCAGCACTCCAGCCATCACGCTCGCTCTTTCCATCAACCAAGCGTTTCTGGAGCGAAACCCCGTCCGTCTGCTCCGGTTGGCTCGCAGGCTGAACTTCCTGCAGACCTGTGCGCTTCACCGTCACCTGGCGGCGTGTCGCAGAGATCTGCTGCTGGTATACAGCCACGGATTCAGCAGCCGGAACTGTCGCTTTCCACTGGAAAGACTTTCTCAGCTCTTGTCTTTGGACACGTTGCTCACAGCTCAGCTCTGTCAGACGTACGGAGTCGAGGTGAACCAGGACAACCAAGTGGTTTTCTCCAAAGCTGCTTTCTCTGAGCCAGAACAAGGAAAACTGCACTGTAATCTGTATCACAGCATAGTgtctgaaaaacagaaagaccTGACTGTTCAGAACATCATTCACGGCTGCGcttga
- the sac3d1 gene encoding SAC3 domain-containing protein 1 isoform X1, which translates to MNRRRAGRRISSHSQRRGAPSGGQWRQTNKDQWQDEGTPQVREVVGEQQRPRQHGREAGPRGTCQTMCPARELRDREAQNRLHRFEMLPGTERDRRPRGDPLRAVKEYSRPAAGKDSTNPTELRPPAVLLKTVRYLIDEITAPSHQHPWTEVYSFVFDRLRSVKQDMIIQRVSGSDCVAILERTVRFLIYASYRLCGEPLRLYDPRINDTHLQEYLSWLLDCYATGSEAHPNQEEFQALALLYNLGSARATQHIMELPERLRSTPAITLALSINQAFLERNPVRLLRLARRLNFLQTCALHRHLAACRRDLLLVYSHGFSSRNCRFPLERLSQLLSLDTLLTAQLCQTYGVEVNQDNQVVFSKAAFSEPEQGKLHCNLYHSIVSEKQKDLTVQNIIHGCA; encoded by the exons ATGAACCGCAGGAGAGCTGGACGTCGCAT CAGCTCTCACTCACAGAGGAGGGGTGCACCATCAGGAGGACAGTGGAGACAGACTAACAAAGACCAGTGGCAAGATGAAGGTACACCGCAGGTTAGAGAGGTGGTCGGAGAGCAGCAGAGACCCAGACAACATGGAAGAGAAGCAGGGCCCAGAGGGACCTGCCAGACCATGTGTCCGGCTCGCGAGCTTAGGGACCGCGAGGCTCAGAACCGCCTCCACCGTTTCGAGATGTTACCAGGCACAGAGAGAGATCGGCGGCCGAGAGGAGACCCTCTGCGTGCCGTCAAGGAATACTCCAGACCAGCTGCTGGGAAAGACTCGACAAACCCCACTGAGCTCCGACCGCCTGCTGTGCTGCTGAAAACTGTGCGTTACCTTATAGATGAAATTACTGCCCCCTCTCATCAGCATCCGTGGACTGAG GTGTACAGCTTCGTCTTTGATCGGCTGCGCAGCGTGAAACAGGACATGATCATCCAGAGGGTGTCTGGGTCGGACTGTGTGGCCATTTTAGAGCGGACGGTGCGTTTCCTCATCTACGCTTCCTACCGTCTTTGTGGCGAACCGCTGCGGCTCTACGACCCTCGCATCAACGACACTCACCTGCAGGAATACCTGAGCTGGCTGTTAGACTGCTACGCGACTGGATCAGAAGCACACCCCAACCAGGAGGAGTTCCAGGCTCTCGCTTTGCTGTACAACTTGG GTTCAGCTCGTGCCACGCAGCACATCATGGAACTCCCAGAGCGACTCCGCAGCACTCCAGCCATCACGCTCGCTCTTTCCATCAACCAAGCGTTTCTGGAGCGAAACCCCGTCCGTCTGCTCCGGTTGGCTCGCAGGCTGAACTTCCTGCAGACCTGTGCGCTTCACCGTCACCTGGCGGCGTGTCGCAGAGATCTGCTGCTGGTATACAGCCACGGATTCAGCAGCCGGAACTGTCGCTTTCCACTGGAAAGACTTTCTCAGCTCTTGTCTTTGGACACGTTGCTCACAGCTCAGCTCTGTCAGACGTACGGAGTCGAGGTGAACCAGGACAACCAAGTGGTTTTCTCCAAAGCTGCTTTCTCTGAGCCAGAACAAGGAAAACTGCACTGTAATCTGTATCACAGCATAGTgtctgaaaaacagaaagaccTGACTGTTCAGAACATCATTCACGGCTGCGcttga